Proteins encoded by one window of Erysipelothrix rhusiopathiae:
- a CDS encoding chromate transporter, whose amino-acid sequence MILWELFISFMQIGLVSFGGGYAALAPIQSQVVVGHGWLTMTEFTDLITISQMTPGPIALNAATFVGLRVAGIPGAVAATLGNVFPSIVIVLFLATIYYKFSDVTIIQNVLDGLRPTVVALIASAGLTILVTAFFGEGAIAFSQFDVSNGFLFVIAIIGLRKFKLDPTKIIILTGLLGIGAMVLEKL is encoded by the coding sequence ATGATTCTTTGGGAACTTTTTATTTCTTTTATGCAAATTGGACTTGTAAGTTTTGGTGGTGGTTATGCTGCCCTTGCACCGATTCAAAGTCAAGTCGTTGTAGGTCATGGTTGGCTTACGATGACTGAGTTTACTGATTTAATTACCATTTCGCAAATGACTCCAGGACCGATTGCTTTGAATGCCGCTACGTTTGTGGGATTAAGGGTTGCAGGGATTCCCGGTGCTGTAGCAGCAACCTTGGGTAATGTTTTTCCATCGATTGTGATTGTGCTTTTTCTTGCAACGATTTATTACAAATTTAGTGACGTCACCATCATTCAAAATGTTTTGGATGGACTTAGACCTACAGTGGTGGCTTTAATTGCTTCAGCAGGGCTTACAATCCTTGTTACAGCGTTTTTTGGTGAAGGAGCAATTGCTTTTAGTCAGTTCGATGTTTCGAATGGTTTCTTGTTTGTGATTGCAATTATTGGTTTACGAAAATTTAAGTTAGATCCTACCAAGATAATTATCCTTACAGGTCTATTGGGAATTGGTGCAATGGTTCTTGAAAAACTATGA
- a CDS encoding MATE family efflux transporter: MNLKRFVGDKDFYKKALFIAIPLMLQQLISTSVNLLDNLMIGQLGDHALSGVATVNRYFIIAVFGTNGVIAASAVFMAQFFGARDEEHMKQTFRFSILTSMLIMSTFVILALLFPGNIIRFFVKDPKVIEQGMRYIYVCALAFIPNLFTLSIAGSMRATGDSKTPLVASVISMITNFCFNYCLIYGNFGAPRLGVLGGAIGTFIARCVELTFISYFLVTGNYAFKTRIRDMFDISRTLVKRITAKAFPLALNEVLWASGMALLLRFYATRGAEVISGYSIATTVSDMFFTMNAGMSVAITILVSQPLGANKLDEARENGYRLLGFGVILSAVFGTLLLGSTFMIPKIYSVSAEAMWTAQTFLRIQAPLFSIYVINTTCYFILRAGGDTRSTLMLDSGYMWCVNLVAVGVATYTTDLSILWLYIIGQSTDVLKMMLALRFVNKEKWIVNLAEEEKQEEALILEFES; encoded by the coding sequence ATGAATCTAAAGCGATTTGTAGGCGATAAAGACTTTTACAAAAAAGCTTTATTTATTGCAATTCCGTTAATGCTACAACAACTTATCAGTACGTCTGTAAACTTATTAGACAACTTGATGATTGGTCAGCTCGGGGACCATGCATTATCGGGTGTTGCCACCGTAAATCGTTACTTTATTATCGCTGTTTTTGGAACCAATGGCGTGATTGCTGCATCAGCTGTATTTATGGCTCAATTCTTCGGGGCAAGAGACGAAGAACATATGAAGCAAACATTCCGGTTTTCAATTCTAACATCTATGTTGATAATGAGTACATTCGTCATCCTCGCATTACTTTTTCCAGGAAATATTATCCGGTTCTTTGTAAAGGATCCAAAAGTAATAGAGCAAGGTATGAGATATATTTACGTATGTGCGTTGGCGTTTATTCCCAACCTATTTACATTGTCCATTGCAGGTTCAATGAGAGCAACAGGAGATTCAAAAACTCCTCTTGTCGCAAGTGTTATTTCAATGATTACAAACTTCTGTTTTAATTATTGTTTGATTTATGGTAACTTCGGTGCGCCACGTCTTGGTGTACTTGGTGGTGCTATTGGTACTTTTATTGCACGATGTGTTGAGTTAACGTTTATTAGTTATTTCCTCGTTACTGGAAATTATGCGTTTAAAACACGAATTCGTGATATGTTTGATATTTCTAGAACTCTTGTGAAGCGAATTACCGCAAAAGCATTCCCACTCGCTTTAAATGAAGTGCTTTGGGCTTCAGGGATGGCATTATTACTTCGATTCTACGCAACTCGTGGTGCTGAAGTTATTTCCGGTTATTCAATTGCAACTACGGTCTCAGATATGTTCTTTACCATGAATGCTGGGATGTCCGTCGCGATTACCATTCTCGTTTCACAACCTCTCGGGGCAAACAAACTTGATGAAGCACGCGAAAATGGATATCGACTCCTTGGTTTTGGTGTAATTCTGAGTGCTGTATTTGGAACTTTACTTTTAGGATCAACCTTTATGATTCCAAAAATATATTCCGTATCTGCTGAAGCAATGTGGACCGCTCAAACATTCTTACGAATTCAAGCACCACTGTTTAGTATTTATGTAATTAATACAACCTGTTATTTCATCCTGCGTGCTGGTGGTGATACACGTTCTACTTTAATGCTGGACTCAGGATATATGTGGTGTGTTAACCTCGTAGCTGTTGGTGTTGCCACATACACAACAGACTTAAGCATTCTATGGCTCTATATTATTGGTCAATCCACAGATGTTTTAAAAATGATGCTTGCATTACGATTTGTGAATAAAGAAAAATGGATCGTTAACCTTGCTGAAGAAGAAAAACAAGAAGAAGCCTTGATATTAGAATTTGAATCTTAG
- a CDS encoding helix-turn-helix domain-containing protein: MKLSDNLKRLREENALTQDKVAQSLNVSRQAVSNWEQGKRYPDAIMLIQISEFYGVPVDDLLKSDRDYAKALVIDKARFEEVLFIGTQILMIITIYFWNDVPGMVFIFMGCILVSAFTEEVCEYIEWGLNNIKIKK, translated from the coding sequence ATGAAACTTAGTGATAATTTAAAACGATTACGAGAGGAGAACGCTCTCACTCAGGACAAGGTCGCACAGTCTTTAAACGTATCACGACAAGCAGTCTCAAATTGGGAACAAGGCAAACGGTATCCCGATGCGATTATGTTGATACAGATATCAGAGTTTTATGGTGTGCCTGTTGATGATTTACTAAAGTCGGATAGGGACTATGCAAAGGCACTGGTTATTGATAAGGCTCGTTTCGAAGAAGTGTTGTTTATAGGAACTCAAATCTTAATGATAATCACGATCTATTTTTGGAATGATGTTCCAGGAATGGTTTTTATATTTATGGGATGTATTCTTGTATCGGCTTTTACAGAAGAAGTTTGTGAATATATCGAATGGGGCTTAAACAATATTAAAATTAAAAAATGA
- a CDS encoding D-alanyl-D-alanine carboxypeptidase family protein → MIKYMQEHKYGVMGVALAVTLLGLAMMAYMMSGATIRAVDDEVILVEKDSDVSLSLLHDKIAVDPETSDYDVVVVSDSGELSVQDHNDMVIQKRKLDLKPKGILVEGDLKLRIFLKENPKRDVFLNLKVEDTIAPKVIVSYEGNTVKEDELSIQVGSSKITAVAKDYAFGSLTESLKVNVKGSIDYDEAGTYELIYSADDKTNQVERKIKVKVLEEDVEIAKETEKATEDEKTEIPNDYDSGTSSVVDSHSELVLVNKHRSLSRDFYPNLSYIPAEYAVSEGYEATPNTVSSFVQMVDALYEETGLWLLATSSYRGYDFQEELYTNYVASHGQAQADLMSARPGHSEHQTGLVIDVVTPGGNMFAFSETHQSLWVNRNAHRFGFIVRYQAGKEHITGYQPEAWHLRYVGTKAATEIYNSGLTLDEYLNQ, encoded by the coding sequence ATGATAAAATATATGCAAGAACATAAATATGGTGTTATGGGTGTTGCACTTGCAGTCACCTTATTAGGTTTAGCGATGATGGCTTACATGATGTCAGGAGCAACAATTCGTGCAGTTGATGATGAAGTTATTTTGGTGGAGAAAGATAGTGATGTGTCTCTATCGCTTTTACATGACAAAATCGCTGTAGATCCAGAAACATCTGATTATGATGTCGTTGTTGTAAGCGATAGTGGAGAATTATCTGTACAAGATCATAATGATATGGTGATTCAGAAGCGGAAACTCGATCTGAAACCGAAAGGGATTTTAGTTGAGGGAGACCTCAAATTACGTATTTTCTTAAAAGAGAATCCCAAACGTGACGTTTTTTTGAATCTTAAAGTAGAAGATACGATTGCTCCTAAAGTGATTGTTTCTTATGAAGGAAATACAGTAAAAGAAGATGAATTATCGATTCAGGTAGGTTCATCAAAAATTACTGCGGTGGCAAAGGATTATGCATTTGGATCACTCACAGAGTCATTGAAAGTAAATGTGAAAGGTTCCATTGATTATGATGAAGCAGGAACTTATGAATTAATCTATAGTGCTGATGATAAAACAAATCAAGTAGAGCGAAAAATCAAGGTCAAGGTACTAGAGGAAGATGTTGAGATTGCGAAAGAAACAGAAAAAGCGACTGAGGATGAGAAAACAGAAATACCAAATGATTATGATAGTGGTACATCTTCAGTGGTTGATTCACATTCTGAACTTGTCTTAGTAAATAAGCATCGTTCTTTATCGCGAGATTTTTATCCAAACTTAAGTTATATTCCAGCGGAATACGCGGTTAGTGAGGGTTATGAAGCAACACCAAATACCGTATCATCATTCGTACAGATGGTCGATGCACTTTATGAGGAAACGGGATTATGGTTGTTAGCTACGTCATCCTATCGTGGCTATGATTTCCAAGAAGAATTGTATACGAATTATGTTGCGTCACATGGGCAAGCACAAGCAGATCTAATGTCTGCACGACCTGGCCATTCCGAACATCAAACAGGTTTAGTTATTGACGTAGTGACACCAGGTGGGAATATGTTTGCATTCTCGGAGACCCATCAATCTTTATGGGTAAATCGTAATGCGCATCGTTTCGGTTTTATTGTACGTTATCAAGCTGGTAAAGAACATATAACTGGGTATCAACCCGAAGCATGGCATTTGCGATATGTTGGTACTAAAGCTGCAACTGAAATATACAACAGTGGTCTTACACTGGATGAATATTTGAACCAATAA
- a CDS encoding glycosyltransferase family 1 protein, with protein MKPIKVLFAHGGTLEKAGTEAYMMSVFRNVDPNKVHIDFLVFGCKEGHYDKEVITKGGKIFRIPLTPQEFFGNYPSRKTILKMLEKEQYDIIHSHMNALNPLLFRSARKIGIPYMISHSHGSRHFVDNVLLIKYKDQLMKKIPDYADVLLACSKEAGDFLYPGHDYTIMNNGIDLAQYEYNEVTRKRLRKELKLDDQLVFGHIGRFNFQKNHKFLVEVFAEILKTKPNAILALAGEGELLDDVENQVKNLGIEDHVKFLGLRDDIPDVLQVLDVFMLPSVFEGLPYVLVEAQAAGLLCFASDTIDRQSALTDNFHFLPIDNPHEWSDYIVGHLDYERRSTREQLIEKGFDEKVNVKKLEQIYVNLVKK; from the coding sequence ATGAAACCAATTAAAGTATTATTTGCCCATGGTGGTACGCTTGAAAAAGCAGGTACTGAAGCGTATATGATGAGTGTATTTAGAAATGTTGATCCAAACAAGGTACATATTGATTTTCTTGTTTTTGGATGCAAGGAAGGCCATTACGATAAAGAAGTTATAACAAAGGGTGGAAAGATTTTTAGAATTCCTTTAACACCACAAGAATTTTTTGGTAATTATCCTTCACGTAAAACAATTCTAAAAATGCTCGAAAAAGAGCAATATGATATTATTCACAGTCATATGAATGCATTGAATCCATTGTTGTTTCGATCTGCTCGAAAAATAGGGATTCCGTATATGATTTCTCATTCTCATGGGAGTCGTCATTTTGTTGACAATGTCTTGCTGATTAAATATAAAGATCAATTAATGAAGAAAATTCCTGATTATGCGGATGTGCTTTTAGCGTGTTCAAAAGAAGCAGGAGATTTTCTTTATCCAGGCCATGATTATACAATCATGAATAACGGTATTGATCTTGCACAATACGAATATAATGAAGTAACACGCAAACGATTGCGTAAAGAATTAAAGTTGGATGATCAATTGGTATTTGGTCATATCGGCAGATTTAATTTTCAAAAAAATCATAAGTTCCTAGTCGAAGTTTTTGCGGAAATTTTAAAAACAAAACCCAATGCGATTTTAGCGCTAGCAGGTGAAGGAGAGTTGCTTGATGATGTGGAGAATCAAGTTAAAAATCTTGGAATCGAAGATCACGTTAAGTTTCTCGGGTTAAGGGATGACATTCCGGATGTATTGCAGGTTCTCGATGTCTTTATGCTACCTTCTGTTTTCGAAGGCTTACCTTATGTATTAGTAGAGGCGCAAGCTGCAGGACTTTTATGCTTTGCATCCGATACGATTGATCGTCAAAGTGCTTTGACCGATAACTTTCACTTTCTACCGATCGATAATCCCCATGAGTGGTCGGATTACATTGTTGGGCATTTAGACTATGAGCGTCGAAGTACCCGTGAACAATTGATTGAAAAAGGATTTGATGAAAAAGTAAACGTAAAAAAACTAGAACAGATTTATGTAAATTTAGTTAAGAAATAA
- a CDS encoding DsbA family protein encodes MKVQVWSDFVCPFCYVGKRHLEEAIKQLDKDIEVEFMSFELDQNYVDNPDLNIHEMLAQKYNISVDEARMNNERVGSMAQSVGLNYDFDAMKYTNTFKAHKVFQYAKLKGLGNEYSEMLMDAYFSKGVYLNDLDALIEMGASIGLDAEGIKYAFESDEYGLSVRQDEQWAQMIGARGVPHFVIDDQVSLSGAQPIETFKSAIQHVETLNAQKNDSMMCTDGVCTID; translated from the coding sequence ATGAAAGTACAAGTATGGTCCGATTTTGTCTGCCCGTTTTGCTATGTGGGAAAAAGACATTTGGAAGAAGCAATAAAGCAATTAGATAAAGATATAGAAGTTGAATTCATGAGTTTTGAATTAGATCAAAATTACGTTGATAATCCGGATTTAAATATTCATGAAATGTTGGCTCAAAAATATAACATATCCGTTGATGAAGCACGTATGAATAATGAGCGTGTTGGTTCAATGGCTCAAAGTGTTGGTTTAAATTATGATTTTGATGCAATGAAATATACGAATACATTTAAAGCGCATAAAGTATTTCAGTATGCGAAGTTAAAAGGTTTAGGGAATGAGTACAGTGAAATGTTAATGGACGCATACTTTTCAAAAGGTGTCTATTTGAATGATTTGGATGCATTAATTGAAATGGGTGCTTCAATAGGGCTTGATGCGGAAGGTATTAAATATGCCTTTGAATCCGACGAATATGGATTAAGTGTGCGTCAAGATGAACAATGGGCTCAAATGATTGGGGCACGTGGTGTTCCGCATTTTGTGATTGATGATCAAGTATCATTATCCGGTGCTCAACCGATTGAAACCTTTAAGTCTGCAATACAACATGTGGAAACACTTAATGCTCAAAAAAATGATTCAATGATGTGTACGGACGGTGTTTGTACCATCGATTAA
- the nfsA gene encoding oxygen-insensitive NADPH nitroreductase → MNNTIKQQLNHRTIRQFTDEPISQEIIDTLVSVAQATSTSNYMQSYSIISITDKVKKKAIASIGAQPYIENVGHLFIFVIDQHRNATIAKEGNIEDIEVLQTFDRMMIGYTDAILAAQNTMVAIESMGMGGVFLGSILNDAQAIINVLELPEYVFPVLGLGFGYPNQEPQLKPRMPQHLMHFENRYPKVDSITNAMCDYDETVTEYYDLRDANKRIDSFTNQIKQSMSRRHPGRMQLKETMNKQKLGIK, encoded by the coding sequence ATGAATAACACAATTAAACAACAACTCAACCATCGTACCATACGACAATTTACAGATGAGCCAATATCACAAGAAATTATTGATACCTTGGTTTCCGTCGCACAAGCGACATCCACAAGTAACTACATGCAATCTTACTCGATTATCAGTATTACAGACAAAGTGAAGAAAAAAGCAATCGCATCAATTGGTGCACAACCTTATATTGAAAATGTTGGACACTTATTTATTTTCGTTATTGATCAACATCGTAATGCAACCATTGCGAAGGAAGGAAACATTGAAGATATCGAAGTGCTTCAGACTTTTGATCGCATGATGATTGGTTATACGGATGCAATCCTTGCAGCCCAAAATACGATGGTAGCCATCGAAAGCATGGGAATGGGCGGTGTTTTTCTTGGGAGTATCCTCAATGATGCGCAGGCAATTATTAACGTGTTAGAGCTGCCAGAATACGTTTTTCCAGTTCTCGGACTCGGGTTTGGTTATCCAAATCAAGAACCACAACTCAAACCGCGCATGCCGCAACATCTCATGCATTTTGAGAATCGCTATCCCAAAGTCGACTCAATAACTAACGCAATGTGCGATTATGATGAAACCGTGACGGAATATTATGACCTCCGTGATGCAAATAAGCGCATTGACTCTTTCACAAATCAAATCAAACAAAGCATGAGTCGAAGACATCCTGGTCGCATGCAATTAAAAGAAACAATGAACAAACAAAAACTTGGTATTAAGTAA
- a CDS encoding NADPH-dependent FMN reductase, which translates to MIKIVMMVGSLRKGSYNMMLGKHIQKRYADQLEIEILDIDVPNYNGDLDNPTDTPEKVKVMNQKIHDADAVFMITPEYNHGLSGVLKNAIDWASRTQPGLKNKPGLIASCSMGQTAGARGYLNLYTVLDTMPMWLLPGNDILIGAVHTKFDESGMLIDEGTVTFIDGVMNQFIEYYNQVK; encoded by the coding sequence ATGATTAAAATTGTGATGATGGTTGGAAGTTTACGTAAAGGTTCTTACAATATGATGCTGGGGAAACATATCCAAAAACGGTATGCTGATCAGTTAGAAATTGAAATTTTAGATATTGATGTTCCAAACTATAACGGAGATTTGGATAATCCAACGGATACCCCAGAGAAGGTAAAAGTCATGAATCAAAAAATTCATGATGCGGATGCAGTATTTATGATTACTCCGGAGTATAATCATGGATTATCGGGTGTTTTAAAGAATGCGATAGATTGGGCAAGCCGTACTCAACCTGGGCTTAAGAATAAACCTGGCTTAATTGCGTCATGTTCAATGGGACAAACTGCGGGGGCACGTGGATATTTAAACCTTTATACAGTACTTGATACAATGCCTATGTGGCTATTACCGGGGAATGATATTCTTATTGGTGCAGTTCATACGAAATTCGATGAATCAGGGATGTTAATTGATGAAGGTACTGTAACGTTTATTGATGGTGTCATGAATCAATTTATAGAATACTATAATCAAGTAAAATAA
- a CDS encoding chromate transporter: protein MKKSEVYWKLFKSSFHLSAFTFGGGYVIIPLMRTKFVEELEWIEEEEMMDLMAIAQSSPGSLAVNASILVGYKIDGIIGAMFSILGTILPPLILLTIISQFYAEFKANVFVNAALHGMQAGVAAVIVDVVMSMARQVFKLKRTLPVVIMVTSFIAAYFLKINVLYIIIAAGFIGALHQGSTSEVSQ, encoded by the coding sequence ATGAAAAAATCAGAAGTTTATTGGAAGTTGTTTAAATCATCGTTTCATTTAAGTGCATTTACGTTTGGTGGCGGATATGTCATCATTCCGTTGATGCGGACTAAGTTTGTGGAAGAATTAGAATGGATTGAGGAAGAAGAGATGATGGATCTGATGGCGATTGCGCAATCGTCACCGGGGTCTTTAGCGGTTAATGCATCAATCTTAGTGGGATATAAAATCGACGGAATCATAGGGGCTATGTTTTCCATTCTCGGTACAATCTTACCGCCTTTAATTTTACTTACAATAATTTCTCAGTTTTATGCGGAGTTTAAAGCGAATGTGTTTGTGAATGCTGCGTTACACGGTATGCAAGCGGGTGTTGCGGCAGTCATTGTGGATGTTGTGATGTCGATGGCGCGTCAAGTATTTAAACTTAAGCGTACATTGCCCGTTGTTATAATGGTTACGTCTTTTATTGCAGCGTATTTCTTAAAAATTAACGTGCTTTATATTATTATTGCTGCAGGTTTTATTGGAGCCTTGCATCAAGGTAGCACTTCGGAGGTATCGCAATGA